In Paenibacillus ihbetae, the following are encoded in one genomic region:
- a CDS encoding YdcF family protein — MPFPFDCISDFMFFETELGQSDVILIPGASHPQLMERAAMLFHQGIAPCILPSGGSTPHVEATEWEFLRNVGVSLGVPSEAILKEDKATNTFENARLSLEVLQQHGIHPRRVVLVCKNYHARRALLTYQFVFPNETVFYVSPVIDKTGTSKDNWYQDEEKIKYVMNELEKVGKYFRPAIYRLGSSQSGS; from the coding sequence ATGCCATTTCCATTCGACTGTATTAGTGACTTCATGTTTTTTGAAACAGAGCTGGGCCAATCCGATGTTATTTTAATACCAGGTGCCAGCCATCCTCAACTTATGGAAAGGGCTGCGATGTTATTTCATCAGGGCATCGCTCCATGTATCCTGCCTTCTGGCGGCTCCACGCCGCATGTCGAAGCTACGGAATGGGAGTTTCTGAGAAATGTTGGAGTTTCACTAGGCGTTCCTTCCGAAGCAATCCTGAAAGAAGATAAAGCAACGAACACCTTTGAAAATGCGCGCTTGTCACTGGAAGTATTGCAACAACATGGCATTCATCCCAGGAGGGTTGTACTGGTCTGTAAAAACTATCATGCACGAAGAGCACTTTTAACCTATCAGTTTGTGTTTCCAAACGAGACGGTTTTTTATGTAAGCCCAGTGATCGACAAGACGGGGACTTCTAAAGACAACTGGTATCAAGATGAAGAAAAAATAAAATACGTAATGAACGAGCTTGAAAAAGTAGGGAAGTATTTCAGACCGGCTATATACCGACTGGGGTCGAGTCAAAGCGGCAGTTAG
- a CDS encoding GH32 C-terminal domain-containing protein, with product MKSFAKSILSLSLAVVMAASSAAISFGASNASLVTHASLVTQLDSAAPKAAEGKSAMIHESEINSNVTGWKLHGKGRMEETGEGLRLTSDPQENVMAISETVADDFVYEADVMVTDPQADATLLFRSGEDGWSSYMLQFALGAGVIRLKDASGGEDDLHVERKVEAKPGDIYHLKVKAEGTRLQVYWGQQYEPVIDTEAAAHRTGRLGLHVWNGSALFQNIRVSDMSGNALEPIFTQGLWQPDLKGLKGTGADGLEAKSVFRNHEADVVLEGDLILNGQGSAGLLFRSNAQGTEGYAAVLQREGERVRVFLKKADGEILHESRATYPSQRESRHHLEVKAIGERIQIFVDGYEPAAIDIVDTAFASGYHGVMASSGTAYFQDVYITPYASYYTEKYRPHYHYSPIRGSASDPNGLVYFEGEYHLFHQDGGQWAHAVSRDLMHWKRLPIALPWNDLGHVWSGSAVADTTNASGLFGNAGGKGLIAYYTSYNPDRHNGNQKIGLAYSTDRGRTWKYSEEHPVVIENPGKTGEDPGGWDFRDPKVVRDEANDRWVMVVSGGDHIRFFTSANLLDWTLTDQFGYGAYIRGGVWECPDLFQLPVEGTEKRKWVLMISSGANPNTQGSDAEYFIGDLTPEGQFINDNPAGSVLKTDWGKEYYASMSFSDMPDGRRIMLAWMTNWDYPFSFPTTGWKGQLSIPRQVSLKETEEGIRMHQTPIEELTLLRSPVLRIVNREVGTSGENLLKGLAFGAYEIEAELELPPSGAATEFGFRLREGDGERTLVGYRANGGKVFVDRSASGTTDFSDLFSTLHEAPLKPDGSRIKLRIFVDESSIEVFGNDGRVVFSDVIFPDPASRGMSFYSEGGKVKVVSLQVHALQHIWREDDAKAPRIVMDTGELELSLGQTRSLSASLENGQGKGADRIVWTSSDPKVAEVTTSGHASTVITAKQEGTALITASTPNGKVSSRTRVIVTSGVLHTNLTGWQPDTFASRWVLTKDGIRGSHTGDAAYMSDISAGDFTYEGEIRLGDNGGAGSLLFRASRDGRSGYYVNLDPNLKAIRLFYKVEGRFEERQVLARKAAFLQSGKSYRIKVEASGPHIRVEVDGQPLADLEDGTFAEGRFGVHVFGGQAAFQHLYASQMSNPELEVTRIESAALSKALHADRSQNGEPVTVKAPDGSEHQQWMLVPAGNGIYSIRTLEGKALDLDTGQHRLQLYSYLGFNNQRWRLEPNQDGTVTIVSLHNGQALEVSEDGTRLQLGDPAGLRRQSWRLELPFT from the coding sequence ATGAAATCGTTCGCAAAATCAATCCTGTCTCTAAGCTTGGCTGTCGTGATGGCTGCTTCAAGCGCAGCAATATCGTTCGGCGCTTCAAATGCGAGCTTGGTTACCCATGCCAGTTTGGTTACCCAGCTGGACAGCGCAGCTCCGAAAGCTGCAGAAGGGAAAAGCGCAATGATTCATGAAAGCGAAATCAACTCGAATGTAACGGGATGGAAGCTGCATGGCAAAGGGCGGATGGAGGAAACCGGGGAGGGACTTCGGCTAACATCGGACCCCCAAGAGAATGTGATGGCCATATCGGAAACGGTCGCCGACGATTTTGTTTATGAGGCCGATGTTATGGTAACGGATCCACAGGCAGATGCCACCCTTCTGTTCCGCTCCGGTGAGGACGGGTGGAGCTCGTACATGCTGCAGTTCGCCCTCGGTGCCGGCGTTATCCGCCTGAAGGATGCTAGCGGCGGGGAAGACGATCTTCATGTCGAACGGAAGGTCGAAGCGAAACCGGGAGACATATACCATCTGAAAGTCAAAGCGGAAGGAACCCGGCTTCAGGTTTACTGGGGGCAGCAATATGAACCGGTCATCGATACGGAAGCTGCTGCGCACCGGACGGGCCGCCTCGGGCTGCACGTCTGGAACGGCTCTGCGCTGTTTCAAAACATCCGAGTCAGCGATATGTCCGGCAATGCGTTGGAGCCCATCTTCACCCAAGGATTATGGCAGCCGGATTTGAAGGGACTCAAAGGCACGGGAGCGGACGGGCTGGAAGCCAAGAGCGTATTCCGGAACCATGAGGCGGATGTTGTGCTTGAAGGCGATCTGATCCTGAACGGGCAAGGCTCGGCCGGCTTATTATTCAGAAGCAACGCCCAGGGAACGGAAGGATATGCAGCTGTTCTTCAGCGAGAGGGGGAGCGGGTAAGGGTCTTTTTAAAAAAGGCCGACGGGGAGATCCTTCACGAATCCCGTGCGACTTATCCGAGTCAACGGGAAAGCCGGCATCATCTGGAAGTAAAAGCGATCGGGGAACGGATTCAAATATTCGTAGACGGATATGAGCCGGCTGCAATCGACATAGTCGATACGGCCTTCGCCAGCGGTTATCACGGTGTTATGGCCAGCTCCGGAACCGCCTATTTTCAAGACGTTTATATAACGCCCTATGCCAGCTACTATACCGAGAAGTATCGGCCGCATTATCATTACAGTCCGATTCGGGGCTCGGCAAGCGATCCGAACGGGCTGGTCTATTTCGAAGGGGAGTACCATCTCTTCCACCAGGACGGCGGACAGTGGGCCCACGCCGTCAGCCGGGATTTGATGCATTGGAAACGGCTGCCCATCGCCCTTCCCTGGAATGATCTCGGTCATGTTTGGTCCGGCTCCGCGGTTGCCGATACAACAAACGCTTCGGGTTTGTTCGGAAACGCCGGAGGCAAAGGCCTGATCGCCTACTATACCTCCTACAATCCGGACCGGCATAACGGCAATCAAAAAATCGGCCTAGCCTACAGCACTGACCGCGGGCGGACATGGAAATACTCGGAAGAGCATCCCGTTGTCATTGAGAATCCGGGAAAGACCGGCGAGGATCCGGGCGGATGGGATTTCCGCGATCCGAAGGTCGTCCGGGATGAGGCCAATGATCGCTGGGTGATGGTCGTCTCGGGCGGCGATCATATCCGGTTCTTTACCTCTGCCAATCTGCTGGATTGGACCTTGACCGATCAATTCGGATACGGAGCTTACATCCGCGGAGGCGTATGGGAATGTCCGGACCTGTTTCAGCTTCCGGTTGAAGGGACCGAAAAGCGCAAATGGGTGCTGATGATCAGCAGCGGTGCCAATCCGAACACGCAGGGCTCCGACGCGGAATATTTCATCGGCGACTTGACGCCCGAAGGCCAATTCATCAACGACAATCCGGCAGGATCTGTCCTGAAGACGGATTGGGGCAAAGAATACTATGCATCGATGTCGTTCTCCGATATGCCGGACGGGCGAAGAATCATGCTGGCCTGGATGACCAACTGGGATTATCCGTTCAGCTTTCCGACAACGGGATGGAAGGGGCAGCTGAGCATTCCGAGACAGGTGTCGCTTAAGGAGACGGAGGAGGGAATCCGGATGCATCAGACTCCCATTGAAGAGCTCACCCTGCTCAGAAGCCCAGTTCTTCGCATCGTCAACCGTGAGGTGGGGACATCCGGCGAAAATCTGCTCAAGGGGCTAGCATTCGGCGCATATGAAATCGAGGCGGAGCTGGAGCTGCCGCCATCCGGAGCCGCCACCGAATTTGGGTTCCGTCTGCGCGAAGGCGACGGGGAGAGGACGCTTGTCGGATACCGCGCTAACGGCGGCAAGGTATTCGTAGACCGCTCTGCATCCGGCACGACGGATTTCTCGGACTTGTTCTCCACACTGCATGAAGCCCCGCTCAAGCCTGATGGCAGCCGGATCAAGCTGCGAATATTCGTGGATGAATCCTCGATAGAAGTGTTCGGCAATGACGGCAGGGTCGTATTCTCCGATGTCATATTCCCGGATCCGGCCAGCAGAGGCATGAGCTTTTACAGTGAGGGCGGGAAGGTGAAGGTGGTGTCGCTTCAAGTCCATGCATTGCAGCATATTTGGAGGGAGGATGACGCCAAAGCGCCGAGGATTGTGATGGATACGGGGGAGCTCGAGCTGTCCTTGGGACAGACCCGATCGCTCTCAGCATCCCTTGAGAATGGTCAGGGAAAAGGGGCTGACCGGATCGTTTGGACATCGAGCGATCCAAAGGTTGCAGAGGTAACGACATCTGGGCATGCGAGCACGGTCATCACTGCCAAGCAAGAGGGGACAGCGCTCATTACGGCCTCGACGCCGAACGGAAAAGTATCGTCCCGCACGCGCGTGATCGTCACCAGCGGCGTCCTCCATACGAACCTTACCGGATGGCAGCCGGACACCTTCGCATCCCGATGGGTGCTGACCAAGGACGGCATCCGGGGCAGCCATACCGGCGATGCCGCATATATGTCGGACATATCCGCAGGGGATTTTACGTATGAGGGAGAAATACGGCTTGGAGACAACGGGGGGGCCGGATCCCTTCTATTCCGTGCCAGTAGGGACGGTCGCAGCGGATATTATGTGAACCTGGATCCGAATCTCAAGGCGATCCGGCTGTTTTACAAGGTGGAGGGGAGGTTCGAGGAGCGGCAGGTGCTCGCAAGAAAGGCGGCGTTTCTCCAGTCTGGAAAATCGTATCGGATCAAAGTCGAGGCGAGCGGGCCGCATATCCGGGTAGAGGTGGATGGACAGCCGCTCGCGGACTTGGAGGACGGCACATTTGCCGAAGGCCGCTTCGGCGTGCACGTGTTCGGCGGCCAGGCGGCTTTCCAGCATCTCTATGCCAGCCAAATGTCGAATCCCGAGCTTGAAGTGACCCGGATTGAAAGTGCCGCCCTGTCCAAAGCGCTGCATGCGGATCGTTCCCAGAACGGCGAGCCGGTTACGGTGAAGGCACCGGACGGATCAGAGCATCAGCAGTGGATGCTCGTTCCGGCAGGGAACGGGATCTATTCGATTCGAACGCTCGAAGGAAAGGCGCTGGATTTGGATACGGGACAACATCGGCTCCAGCTGTACAGCTACCTCGGATTCAACAACCAGCGCTGGAGGCTTGAGCCCAATCAGGACGGAACCGTGACCATTGTTTCTCTCCATAACGGGCAAGCGCTGGAAGTGTCCGAGGACGGCACCCGGCTCCAGCTTGGCGATCCGGCGGGGCTGCGCAGGCAATCGTGGAGGCTTGAGTTACCCTTTACTTAG